In the genome of Triticum urartu cultivar G1812 chromosome 5, Tu2.1, whole genome shotgun sequence, one region contains:
- the LOC125556008 gene encoding nuclear transcription factor Y subunit B-3-like — translation MSDAPASLPGGGFGGIREQDRFLPIANISSIMKKAILANGKIAKDAKETLRECISEFIASSPASEASDKCQREKCKTINIDDLLWAMAMLGFQEYIEPLKVYLQNYREVHAHLAMWDFFI, via the exons ATGTCGGACGCGCCGGCGAGCCTGCCGGGCGGCGGCTTCGGCGGCATCAGGGAGCAGGACAGGTTCCTGCCCATCGCCAACATCAGCAGCATCATGAAGAAGGCCATCCTGGCCAACGGCAAGATCGCCAAGGACGCCAAGGAGACCCTGCGGGAGTGCATCTCGGAGTTCATTGCTTCATCGCCAGCGAGTGA GGCGAGTGACAAGTGCCAGAGGGAGAAGTGCAAGACCATCAACATCGATGACCTGCTCTGGGCGATGGCCATGCTAGGCTTTCAGGAGTACATTGAGCCCCTCAAGGTTTATTTGCAGAATTACAGAGAGGTGCATGCCCATTTAGCCATGTGGGATTTTTTTATCTGA